One window of the Grus americana isolate bGruAme1 chromosome 13, bGruAme1.mat, whole genome shotgun sequence genome contains the following:
- the SDR42E1 gene encoding short-chain dehydrogenase/reductase family 42E member 1 isoform X1 yields MEPEKTAKERVLVTGGGGYFGFRLGCAMYQKGVDVILFDVVKPLQTVPEEIKFMQGDVCCLSEVEEALRDVICVFHIASYGMSGREQLNRKLIEDVNVKGTENVIQACKSAGVSSLVYTSTYNVIFGGQIIENGDESLPYLPLHLHPDHYSRTKSLAEMKVLEANGAELGNGKGVLRTCALRPAGIYGPGEQRHLPRVVSYIERGLFKFVYGDPLSLVEFVHVDNLVQAHILAAEALKANKKHIAAGQAYFISDGRPVNNFEFFRPLVEGLGYKFPTCRLPLSLVYFFAFLTEIVHFLVGRFYNFQPLLTRTEVYKTGVTHYFSMEKARRELGYEPQQYNLNEVVEWFRSRGCGPKLRKYTIMHLVRDGGLLLLLIALMISWLPSAVTFSV; encoded by the coding sequence TTTAGGTTGTGCCATGTACCAAAAGGGAGTTGACGTGATTCTCTTTGATGTCGTGAAGCCACTTCAAACCGTGCCAGAGGAAATAAAGTTCATGCAAGGGGATGTCTGTTGCCTGTCTGAAGTGGAAGAGGCTCTTAGAGATGTAATCTGCGTATTCCATATCGCTTCCTATGGAATGtctggcagggagcagctgaaCCGAAAACTTATAGAAGATGTTAAtgtgaaaggaacagaaaatgtcaTCCAAGCCTGCAAGAGCGCAGGAGTGTCGAGTCTGGTTTATACAAGTACATATAACGTGATATTTGGAGGCCAGATTATAGAAAATGGGGACGAATCTCTGCCTTACCTACCTCTTCACCTTCATCCAGATCACTACTCCCGGACAAAATCTTTAGCTGAAATGAAGGTGCTGGAGGCAAATGGTGCTGAGCTTGGAAATGGGAAAGGTGTATTAAGAACCTGTGCTCTGCGACCAGCCGGCATCTATGGGCCTGGGGAACAAAGACATCTTCCAAGAGTAGTTAGTTACATTGAAAGGGGACTGTTTAAATTTGTATACGGAGATCCTCTTAGTTTAGTAGAATTTGTACACGTTGACAATCTAGTTCAAGCTCATATCCTTGCCGCTGAGGCCCTCAAAGCCAACAAAAAGCACATAGCTGCAGGCCAAGCCTATTTTATTTCAGACGGCAGGCCTGTAAATAACTTTGAATTTTTCCGACCGCTGGTGGAAGGTTTAGGTTACAAGTTCCCAACCTGTCGTCTTCCTCTCTCACTTGTCTATTTTTTTGCATTCCTTACTGAAATAGTTCATTTTCTTGTAGGTCGTTTTTACAattttcagcctctcctcactcGCACAGAGGTTTACAAAACTGGTGTCACGCATTATTTTAGTATGGAGAAGGCCAGAAGAGAGCTGGGGTACGAGCCTCAGCAATATAACCTGAATGAAGTGGTTGAGTGGTTTAGATCTCGGGGATGTGGACCAAAGCTGAGGAAGTATACCATTATGCACCTTGTGAGGGACGGAGGATTGCTCTTGCTGCTAATTGCTCTGATGATCTCATGGCTTCCATCTGCAGTTACATTTTCAGTCTGA
- the SDR42E1 gene encoding short-chain dehydrogenase/reductase family 42E member 1 isoform X2, which translates to MYQKGVDVILFDVVKPLQTVPEEIKFMQGDVCCLSEVEEALRDVICVFHIASYGMSGREQLNRKLIEDVNVKGTENVIQACKSAGVSSLVYTSTYNVIFGGQIIENGDESLPYLPLHLHPDHYSRTKSLAEMKVLEANGAELGNGKGVLRTCALRPAGIYGPGEQRHLPRVVSYIERGLFKFVYGDPLSLVEFVHVDNLVQAHILAAEALKANKKHIAAGQAYFISDGRPVNNFEFFRPLVEGLGYKFPTCRLPLSLVYFFAFLTEIVHFLVGRFYNFQPLLTRTEVYKTGVTHYFSMEKARRELGYEPQQYNLNEVVEWFRSRGCGPKLRKYTIMHLVRDGGLLLLLIALMISWLPSAVTFSV; encoded by the coding sequence ATGTACCAAAAGGGAGTTGACGTGATTCTCTTTGATGTCGTGAAGCCACTTCAAACCGTGCCAGAGGAAATAAAGTTCATGCAAGGGGATGTCTGTTGCCTGTCTGAAGTGGAAGAGGCTCTTAGAGATGTAATCTGCGTATTCCATATCGCTTCCTATGGAATGtctggcagggagcagctgaaCCGAAAACTTATAGAAGATGTTAAtgtgaaaggaacagaaaatgtcaTCCAAGCCTGCAAGAGCGCAGGAGTGTCGAGTCTGGTTTATACAAGTACATATAACGTGATATTTGGAGGCCAGATTATAGAAAATGGGGACGAATCTCTGCCTTACCTACCTCTTCACCTTCATCCAGATCACTACTCCCGGACAAAATCTTTAGCTGAAATGAAGGTGCTGGAGGCAAATGGTGCTGAGCTTGGAAATGGGAAAGGTGTATTAAGAACCTGTGCTCTGCGACCAGCCGGCATCTATGGGCCTGGGGAACAAAGACATCTTCCAAGAGTAGTTAGTTACATTGAAAGGGGACTGTTTAAATTTGTATACGGAGATCCTCTTAGTTTAGTAGAATTTGTACACGTTGACAATCTAGTTCAAGCTCATATCCTTGCCGCTGAGGCCCTCAAAGCCAACAAAAAGCACATAGCTGCAGGCCAAGCCTATTTTATTTCAGACGGCAGGCCTGTAAATAACTTTGAATTTTTCCGACCGCTGGTGGAAGGTTTAGGTTACAAGTTCCCAACCTGTCGTCTTCCTCTCTCACTTGTCTATTTTTTTGCATTCCTTACTGAAATAGTTCATTTTCTTGTAGGTCGTTTTTACAattttcagcctctcctcactcGCACAGAGGTTTACAAAACTGGTGTCACGCATTATTTTAGTATGGAGAAGGCCAGAAGAGAGCTGGGGTACGAGCCTCAGCAATATAACCTGAATGAAGTGGTTGAGTGGTTTAGATCTCGGGGATGTGGACCAAAGCTGAGGAAGTATACCATTATGCACCTTGTGAGGGACGGAGGATTGCTCTTGCTGCTAATTGCTCTGATGATCTCATGGCTTCCATCTGCAGTTACATTTTCAGTCTGA